The following coding sequences lie in one Aspergillus puulaauensis MK2 DNA, chromosome 3, nearly complete sequence genomic window:
- a CDS encoding uncharacterized protein (SECRETED:SignalP(1-22);~TransMembrane:1 (n3-14c22/23o189-210i);~antiSMASH:Cluster_3.9) has translation MRAASVVFCFLAATARIKPAFADGDDGHQVEEDSIGDVDMQITPTSGQAMPTDNFRIEWSYDGYLTGSATMQFSYDSEDAYGAFYTTVDWSESSITLPPSVLPHVAPGSTTSFAWLWAYTITSGDGYEDSDFWSVYPDIALYASTTPTSTTTTTHTTTTPTTDTSGPTPPPVSNTNDPESEGLSTGGKAGIGVGVSAGAILIAAGAFLVFRRRKRQESKTIREIPSASATNLAGPGPMSAWKPANTSSSGNSYEMS, from the exons ATGAGGGCTGCGTCGGTCGTATTCTGCTTTCTGGCTGCTACAGCCAGAATCAAACCCGCTTTTGCTG ACGGCGACGATGGCCACCAGGTAGAAGAGGACTCGATAGGCGACGTGGACATGCAAATCACCCCAACATCAGGCCAGGCGATGCCAACAGACAACTTTCGGATTGAATGGTCATACGACGGCTACCTGACTGGATCGGCCACTATGCAGTTTTCTTATGACAGCGAAGACGCCTATGGGGCCTTTTACACGACTGTCGACTGGTCCGAAAGCAGCATAACACTCCCCCCGAGCGTTCTGCCGCACGTGGCCCCGGGGTCAACAACCTCTTTCGCCTGGCTATGGGCCTACACCATTACATCCGGCGATGGTTATGAGGATTCGGACTTTTGGTCGGTTTACCCTGACATCGCGCTTTATGCGTCGACCACTCCTACATCAACGACGACTACTACCCACACGACCACGACTCCTACAACCGATACTTCGGGCCCTACGCCTCCTCCGGTGTCCAACACCAACGACCCAGAAAGTGAAGGCCTCTCAACCGGAGGAAAAGCAGgcatcggagtcggagtcagCGCCGGGGCTATCCTCATTGCCGCGGGAGCATTCCTTGTCTTCCGTCGTCGAAAGCGTCAAGAATCCAAGACGATACGCGAGATTCCTTCTGCCAGTGCCACGAACCTTGCCGGGCCAGGACCTATGTCTGCGTGGAAGCCGGCTAACACCTCGTCGTCTGGGAACAGCTATGAGATGAGCTGA